The following are encoded in a window of Gasterosteus aculeatus chromosome 5, fGasAcu3.hap1.1, whole genome shotgun sequence genomic DNA:
- the LOC120819092 gene encoding uncharacterized protein LOC120819092 isoform X2, whose amino-acid sequence MHLYSLVSLLFLSLGALVKCAAASDWCYSGCYHSPGLWADLGHPCGGKRQSPIDIVTAEVKTDPHLLNFTFVNFSSPRVIKSIVNDGQTVKCVLETNVVEVSEGGLNGTYSALELHFRWGDDEHHPGSEHTVDGHRYPMEMHVVSPKKGFSVQNAANDSEGIAILAFFINANDNEETSGPWSELTAYLTNDNGTVAMNHNISIDDLIGNVDPTKFYRYMGSLTIPDCSESVIWTVFQDPINVHTSLVERFPAKTGLTDVHRTTQALNGRSVFASPAVSPPGHSWCHEEEACQYGPSLWHTMPHSYCGGERQSPVDIEAQAAVPDERLGAFSFRNFDDKNAIMYIVNTGHSVKCVLKEDTVEVSGGGLQYNYSTLQFHFHWGSRDTNGSEHKVDSKRYPMEMHIVNKRKDLTLDEALETPNGLAVLGFFIETNATSDMEVWRKLTSYVSAVENISSDFMDEISIDDLLGDVNRVEYYRYAGSLTTPSCNEAVAWTVFKESVKVDKDLMMLFPANTNYSSVFRPTQPLHDRIVYTTAAASNAADPADPAAPLLLLLLTCLCACSRSVRL is encoded by the exons ATGCATCTTTACTCACTTGTGTCACTGCTGTTTCTGAGTTTGGGGGCTTTGGTAAAATGTG CTGCTGCAAGTGATTGGTGCTACTCGGGCTGTT ATCACAGCCCGGGTCTGTGGGCCGACCTCGGCCATCCCTGCGGAGGAAAGAGGCAGTCTCCTATTGACATCGTCACCGCCGAAGTTAAGACTGACCCTCACCTGCTTAACTTTACCTTCGTCAACTTCTCCTCTCCACGCGTCATCAAGTCCATCGTAAACGACGGCCAAACAG TGAAATGCGTGTTGGAGACCAATGTAGTCGAAGTGAGTGAAGGTGGACTCAATGGAACATATTCTGCACTTGAGCTTCACTTTCGGTGGGGGGATGATGAGCACCATCCAGGGTCGGAGCACACGGTGGACGGGCACAGATATCCCATGGAG ATGCACGTAGTCAGTCCGAAGAAAGGCTTCTCCGTGCAGAACGCCGCCAACGATTCGGAGGGAATTGCTATCCTGGCCTTTTTCATAAAT GCCAACGACAACGAAGAGACGTCGGGACCGTGGAGCGAGCTCACAGCCTACCTGACAAACGACAACG GCACAGTTGCTATGAACCATAACATTTCTATCGACGACCTGATCGGAAATGTAGACCCCACCAAGTTCTATCGGTACATGGGCTCCCTGACCATCCCCGATTGCAGTGAATCCGTTATTTGGACAGTCTTTCAGGATCCGATAAACGTCCACACAAGTCTA GTTGAGCGGTTTCCCGCGAAGACGGGACTCACCGATGTCCATCGGACAACACAAGCGCTTAACGGACGAAGCGTGTTCGCCTCCCCCGCTGTTTCACCACCCG GTCATTCATGGTGCCACGAGGAAGAAGCCTGCC AGTACGGCCCGTCTCTCTGGCACACGATGCCGCACTCGTACTGCGGCGGCGAGCGCCAATCACCCGTCGACATCGAGGCGCAGGCCGCCGTCCCGGACGAGCGCCTCGGCGCCTTCTCTTTTAGAAATTTTGACGACAAAAATGCCATCATGTACATCGTGAACACGGGCCACTCAG TGAAGTGTGTGCTGAAAGAGGACACGGTGGAGGTCTCAGGCGGAGGTTTGCAATACAACTACTCCACCCTTCAGTTCCACTTCCACTGGGGCTCAAGAGATACCAACGGCTCGGAGCACAAAGTGGATTCAAAGAGATACCCGATGGAG ATGCACATAGTGAACAAGAGGAAGGATTTGACCCTGGATGAGGCACTAGAGACTCCAAACGGTCTGGCCGTGCTGGGATTCTTTATTGAG ACAAACGCCACGTCCGATATGGAGGTTTGGAGAAAACTAACCAGCTACGTATCAGCTGTGGAAAACATCA GCTCGGACTTCATGGATGAGATCTCCATCGACGACTTGCTCGGGGACGTTAACCGAGTGGAGTACTACCGCTACGCCGGCTCCCTGACCACCCCTTCGTGTAATGAAGCGGTGGCTTGGACGGTCTTCAAAGAGTCCGTCAAGGTGGACAAAGACCTG ATGATGCTGTTTCCAGCTAATACAAATTACAGCAGCGTGTTTCGGCCTACGCAGCCTCTCCACGACAGGATAGTCTACACCACCGCAGCAGCGTCCAACGCCGCCGACCCCGCCGACCCCGccgcgccgctgctgctgctgctgctcacgtGTCTCTGTGCCTGTTCACGCAGCGTACGCTTGTGA
- the LOC120819092 gene encoding uncharacterized protein LOC120819092 isoform X3 codes for MHLYSLVSLLFLSLGALVKCAAASDWCYSGCYHSPGLWADLGHPCGGKRQSPIDIVTAEVKTDPHLLNFTFVNFSSPRVIKSIVNDGQTVKCVLETNVVEVSEGGLNGTYSALELHFRWGDDEHHPGSEHTVDGHRYPMEMHVVSPKKGFSVQNAANDSEGIAILAFFINANDNEETSGPWSELTAYLTNDNGTVAMNHNISIDDLIGNVDPTKFYRYMGSLTIPDCSESVIWTVFQDPINVHTSLVERFPAKTGLTDVHRTTQALNGRSVFASPAVSPPGHSWCHEEEACQYGPSLWHTMPHSYCGGERQSPVDIEAQAAVPDERLGAFSFRNFDDKNAIMYIVNTGHSVKCVLKEDTVEVSGGGLQYNYSTLQFHFHWGSRDTNGSEHKVDSKRYPMEMHIVNKRKDLTLDEALETPNGLAVLGFFIEPKAGDITSSEQTNATSDMEVWRKLTSYVSAVENISSDFMDEISIDDLLGDVNRVEYYRYAGSLTTPSCNEAVAWTVFKESVKVDKDLMMLFPANTNYSSVFRPTQPLHDRIVYTTAAASNAADPADPAAPLLLLLLTCLCACSRSVRL; via the exons ATGCATCTTTACTCACTTGTGTCACTGCTGTTTCTGAGTTTGGGGGCTTTGGTAAAATGTG CTGCTGCAAGTGATTGGTGCTACTCGGGCTGTT ATCACAGCCCGGGTCTGTGGGCCGACCTCGGCCATCCCTGCGGAGGAAAGAGGCAGTCTCCTATTGACATCGTCACCGCCGAAGTTAAGACTGACCCTCACCTGCTTAACTTTACCTTCGTCAACTTCTCCTCTCCACGCGTCATCAAGTCCATCGTAAACGACGGCCAAACAG TGAAATGCGTGTTGGAGACCAATGTAGTCGAAGTGAGTGAAGGTGGACTCAATGGAACATATTCTGCACTTGAGCTTCACTTTCGGTGGGGGGATGATGAGCACCATCCAGGGTCGGAGCACACGGTGGACGGGCACAGATATCCCATGGAG ATGCACGTAGTCAGTCCGAAGAAAGGCTTCTCCGTGCAGAACGCCGCCAACGATTCGGAGGGAATTGCTATCCTGGCCTTTTTCATAAAT GCCAACGACAACGAAGAGACGTCGGGACCGTGGAGCGAGCTCACAGCCTACCTGACAAACGACAACG GCACAGTTGCTATGAACCATAACATTTCTATCGACGACCTGATCGGAAATGTAGACCCCACCAAGTTCTATCGGTACATGGGCTCCCTGACCATCCCCGATTGCAGTGAATCCGTTATTTGGACAGTCTTTCAGGATCCGATAAACGTCCACACAAGTCTA GTTGAGCGGTTTCCCGCGAAGACGGGACTCACCGATGTCCATCGGACAACACAAGCGCTTAACGGACGAAGCGTGTTCGCCTCCCCCGCTGTTTCACCACCCG GTCATTCATGGTGCCACGAGGAAGAAGCCTGCC AGTACGGCCCGTCTCTCTGGCACACGATGCCGCACTCGTACTGCGGCGGCGAGCGCCAATCACCCGTCGACATCGAGGCGCAGGCCGCCGTCCCGGACGAGCGCCTCGGCGCCTTCTCTTTTAGAAATTTTGACGACAAAAATGCCATCATGTACATCGTGAACACGGGCCACTCAG TGAAGTGTGTGCTGAAAGAGGACACGGTGGAGGTCTCAGGCGGAGGTTTGCAATACAACTACTCCACCCTTCAGTTCCACTTCCACTGGGGCTCAAGAGATACCAACGGCTCGGAGCACAAAGTGGATTCAAAGAGATACCCGATGGAG ATGCACATAGTGAACAAGAGGAAGGATTTGACCCTGGATGAGGCACTAGAGACTCCAAACGGTCTGGCCGTGCTGGGATTCTTTATTGAG ccAAAGGCCGGCGACATCACGAGTTCAGAACAG ACAAACGCCACGTCCGATATGGAGGTTTGGAGAAAACTAACCAGCTACGTATCAGCTGTGGAAAACATCA GCTCGGACTTCATGGATGAGATCTCCATCGACGACTTGCTCGGGGACGTTAACCGAGTGGAGTACTACCGCTACGCCGGCTCCCTGACCACCCCTTCGTGTAATGAAGCGGTGGCTTGGACGGTCTTCAAAGAGTCCGTCAAGGTGGACAAAGACCTG ATGATGCTGTTTCCAGCTAATACAAATTACAGCAGCGTGTTTCGGCCTACGCAGCCTCTCCACGACAGGATAGTCTACACCACCGCAGCAGCGTCCAACGCCGCCGACCCCGCCGACCCCGccgcgccgctgctgctgctgctgctcacgtGTCTCTGTGCCTGTTCACGCAGCGTACGCTTGTGA
- the LOC120819092 gene encoding uncharacterized protein LOC120819092 isoform X1, protein MHLYSLVSLLFLSLGALVKCAAASDWCYSGCYHSPGLWADLGHPCGGKRQSPIDIVTAEVKTDPHLLNFTFVNFSSPRVIKSIVNDGQTVKCVLETNVVEVSEGGLNGTYSALELHFRWGDDEHHPGSEHTVDGHRYPMEMHVVSPKKGFSVQNAANDSEGIAILAFFINANDNEETSGPWSELTAYLTNDNGTVAMNHNISIDDLIGNVDPTKFYRYMGSLTIPDCSESVIWTVFQDPINVHTSLVERFPAKTGLTDVHRTTQALNGRSVFASPAVSPPGHSWCHEEEACQYGPSLWHTMPHSYCGGERQSPVDIEAQAAVPDERLGAFSFRNFDDKNAIMYIVNTGHSVKCVLKEDTVEVSGGGLQYNYSTLQFHFHWGSRDTNGSEHKVDSKRYPMEMHIVNKRKDLTLDEALETPNGLAVLGFFIEAGDITSSEQTNATSDMEVWRKLTSYVSAVENISSDFMDEISIDDLLGDVNRVEYYRYAGSLTTPSCNEAVAWTVFKESVKVDKDLMMLFPANTNYSSVFRPTQPLHDRIVYTTAAASNAADPADPAAPLLLLLLTCLCACSRSVRL, encoded by the exons ATGCATCTTTACTCACTTGTGTCACTGCTGTTTCTGAGTTTGGGGGCTTTGGTAAAATGTG CTGCTGCAAGTGATTGGTGCTACTCGGGCTGTT ATCACAGCCCGGGTCTGTGGGCCGACCTCGGCCATCCCTGCGGAGGAAAGAGGCAGTCTCCTATTGACATCGTCACCGCCGAAGTTAAGACTGACCCTCACCTGCTTAACTTTACCTTCGTCAACTTCTCCTCTCCACGCGTCATCAAGTCCATCGTAAACGACGGCCAAACAG TGAAATGCGTGTTGGAGACCAATGTAGTCGAAGTGAGTGAAGGTGGACTCAATGGAACATATTCTGCACTTGAGCTTCACTTTCGGTGGGGGGATGATGAGCACCATCCAGGGTCGGAGCACACGGTGGACGGGCACAGATATCCCATGGAG ATGCACGTAGTCAGTCCGAAGAAAGGCTTCTCCGTGCAGAACGCCGCCAACGATTCGGAGGGAATTGCTATCCTGGCCTTTTTCATAAAT GCCAACGACAACGAAGAGACGTCGGGACCGTGGAGCGAGCTCACAGCCTACCTGACAAACGACAACG GCACAGTTGCTATGAACCATAACATTTCTATCGACGACCTGATCGGAAATGTAGACCCCACCAAGTTCTATCGGTACATGGGCTCCCTGACCATCCCCGATTGCAGTGAATCCGTTATTTGGACAGTCTTTCAGGATCCGATAAACGTCCACACAAGTCTA GTTGAGCGGTTTCCCGCGAAGACGGGACTCACCGATGTCCATCGGACAACACAAGCGCTTAACGGACGAAGCGTGTTCGCCTCCCCCGCTGTTTCACCACCCG GTCATTCATGGTGCCACGAGGAAGAAGCCTGCC AGTACGGCCCGTCTCTCTGGCACACGATGCCGCACTCGTACTGCGGCGGCGAGCGCCAATCACCCGTCGACATCGAGGCGCAGGCCGCCGTCCCGGACGAGCGCCTCGGCGCCTTCTCTTTTAGAAATTTTGACGACAAAAATGCCATCATGTACATCGTGAACACGGGCCACTCAG TGAAGTGTGTGCTGAAAGAGGACACGGTGGAGGTCTCAGGCGGAGGTTTGCAATACAACTACTCCACCCTTCAGTTCCACTTCCACTGGGGCTCAAGAGATACCAACGGCTCGGAGCACAAAGTGGATTCAAAGAGATACCCGATGGAG ATGCACATAGTGAACAAGAGGAAGGATTTGACCCTGGATGAGGCACTAGAGACTCCAAACGGTCTGGCCGTGCTGGGATTCTTTATTGAG GCCGGCGACATCACGAGTTCAGAACAG ACAAACGCCACGTCCGATATGGAGGTTTGGAGAAAACTAACCAGCTACGTATCAGCTGTGGAAAACATCA GCTCGGACTTCATGGATGAGATCTCCATCGACGACTTGCTCGGGGACGTTAACCGAGTGGAGTACTACCGCTACGCCGGCTCCCTGACCACCCCTTCGTGTAATGAAGCGGTGGCTTGGACGGTCTTCAAAGAGTCCGTCAAGGTGGACAAAGACCTG ATGATGCTGTTTCCAGCTAATACAAATTACAGCAGCGTGTTTCGGCCTACGCAGCCTCTCCACGACAGGATAGTCTACACCACCGCAGCAGCGTCCAACGCCGCCGACCCCGCCGACCCCGccgcgccgctgctgctgctgctgctcacgtGTCTCTGTGCCTGTTCACGCAGCGTACGCTTGTGA
- the LOC120819113 gene encoding uncharacterized protein LOC120819113 translates to MAPLKSWLVGLLLVLLLSGGGAQDKGLHAEGVVEVVVEEGETTNGDGGEEEIRVAEEEDDEESDGEEDDEDDEEVEAAEQDEEEETAPEEMEEEEEAVEEEGDEEFEKAADEEEAIDTEEEEDDEEDEEGEKAADEEEEIDTEEEEDDEEEKAADEEEEIDTEEEEDEDEDAGNEAEKEDAEEEEDEEKVEDIAEEEDTEEEEDNEEVEEAADEEEEDDAEEEQADEAAAEEEEEASEDDEATEGVELADQEEANDEKEEEDDEEDEEDNDEKEGEEDDDEAEDGGDVEDSSEEEPATDALQFRSGSLCGVCSICELCSSNCDACPCEEGDESDHCDHCQECSSCFICPVLCDTICTPGGLVDELTGSLYQTVASLL, encoded by the exons ATGGCTCCTCTGAAGAGCTGGTTAGtggggctgctgctggtgctcctGCTCTCTGGAGGAGGTGCTCAGGACAAAGGCCTCCATGCTGAAGGTGTTGTGGAGGTTGTGGTTGAAGAGGGCGAAACCACTAATGGTGATGGGGGCGAGGAAGAGATACGGgtagcagaggaggaagatgatgaagagtcagatggggaggaggacgacgaggacgacgaggaagTGGAGGCTGCTGagcaggatgaagaggaggagactgctccagaggaaatggaggaggaggaagaggctgtTGAGGAGGAAGGCGATGAAGAATTCGAGAAGGCTGCAGATGAGGAAGAGGCGATAGAcactgaagaagaggaagacgatgaagaagatgaagaaggcgagaaggctgcagatgaggaagaggagatagacactgaagaagaggaagacgatgaagaagagaaggctgcagatgaggaagaggagatagacactgaagaagaggaagacgaagaTGAGGATGCTGGAAATGAGGCAGAGAAGGAGGatgctgaagaagaggaagatgaggaaaagGTCGAGGATATTGCAGAAGAGGAGGAtactgaagaagaggaagacaacGAAGAGGTTGAGGAGGCTgcggatgaggaagaggaggatgacgcTGAAGAAGAACAGGCCgatgaagcagcagctgaggaggaagaggaggcttcTGAAGATGATGAGGCAACTGAAGGAGTTGAGCTAGCCGACCAAGAGGAGGCCAATgatgaaaaggaggaagaagacgatgaagaggatgaggaggacaaTGATGAAAAGGAAGGCGAGGAAGATGACG ATGAGGCAGAAGACGGTGGCGACGTGGAGGACTCAAGCGAAGAGGAGCCCGCTACAGACGCTCTGCAATTCCGCTCTGGCTCTTTGTGTGGTGTTTGCTCCATCTGTGAG CTCTGCTCCAGTAACTGTGACGCATGTCCTTGTGAAGAGGGGGACGAGTCGGACCACTGTGACCACTGCCAA GAATGCTCATCATGCTTCATTTGCCCAGTGTTGTGTGACACAATTTGCACACCAG gtgGCCTTGTTGATGAGCTAACTGGGAGCCTCTACCA gaccGTGGCCTCTCTGCTCTGA